Part of the Streptomyces sp. NBC_01460 genome, CTGGCGCTGCTGCTGTTCAGCGTGTTCATCGCCGTGACGCTCGGCATCACCACCTGGGTCAGCCGGAACAGGCAGGGTTCCGCGGAGGAGTTCTACGCCGGCGGGAGGCTGTTCTCCCCCATGGAGAACGGATTCGCCATCGCCGGCGACTACATGTCGGCCGCGTCCTTCCTCGGCATCTCGGGGCTGATCGCCCTCTTCGGCTACGACGGCATGCTCTACTCGGTGGGCTTCCTCGTGGCCTGGCTCGTCGTCCTTCTCCTCGTCGCCGAACTCGTGCGCAACTGCGGCCGGTTCACCCTGGCCGACGTGGTAGCCGCGCGCATGGCGGAGCGCCCGGTGCGTACGGCGGTGGGCGCGTCGTCCGTCACCGTCTCGGTGCTGTACCTCGTGGCCCAGATGGTGGGGGCGGGCAGCCTCGTCGCGCTCCTGCTCGGTGGCACCAGCGACACCGCCCGGTCCTGGACCGTGGTCGGGGTCGGAGCGCTCATGGTGGTCTACGTGTCGCTCGGCGGCATGCGGGCCACGACCTGGATCCAGATCGTCAAGGCGGTCCTGCTGATGGCCGGCGCAGTCGCGCTCACCGTCCTGGTCCTCGCCCGCTTCCACGGTGACGTCAACGCACTGCTCACCTCCGCAGCCGAACGCAGCGGCCACGGCGGGGACTTCCTCTCGCCCGGGCTCAGGTACGGCGGCAGCTGGACGGCGCGGTTCGACTTCATCAGCCTCGGCCTCGCCCTCGTCCTCGGTACGGCCGGCCTGCCGCACATCCTGTCGCGCTTCTACACGGTTCCCACCGCCCGCGCGGCACGGCGTTCCGTCGTCTGGTCCATCGGGCTGATCGGCAGCTTCTACCTGATGACCATCGTGCTCGGGTTCGGAGCGGCCGCACTCGTCGGCTCCGCGGAGGTCCGGGCGTCCAGTGCCTCCGGGAACACGGCTGTCCCGCTCCTGGCGCTCGTCCTCGGAGGTGGTGAGGGATCCACGGGGGGCACGGTGCTCTTCGCCGTCGTGGCCGCCATCGCCTTCGCCACGATCCTCGCCGTGGTCGCCGGGATCACGCTCGCCTCCTCCGCCTCCGTGGCCCACGACCTCTACGCCTCGTTCCGGCGGCCAGGTGCCGAGCAGCGGAGCGAGGTCGGCGTGGCGCGGGTGGCCGCGGCCGGTGTCGGGGTGGTCGCCATCGCCCTCGGACTCCTCGCCCAGGACCTGAACGTCGCGTTCCTGGTGGGGCTGGCCTTCGCGGTCGCCGCCTCCGCCAACCTCCCGGCGCTGCTCTACTCGCTGTTCTGGCGGAACTTCACCACCCGGGGAGCGGTCTGGGCCGTCTACGGCGGTCTGATCCCGGCGATCCTGCTGGTCCTGCTCTCACCGGTCGTCTCGGGGAGCCCCACCTCACTCTTTCCCGGAGTGGACCTCGCACTCTTCCCTCTGGAGAACCCGGGGCTCGTGTCGATCCCTGCCGGCTTCCTGGCCGGTTGGATCGGCACCGTCACCTCACCCGAGCCGCCCGACCCGGCCAAGCACGCCGAGACGGAGGTCCGGTCGCTCACCGGAGCGGGGGCGGCGTAGGAGAGCGGAGGCGGTGGCTACAGGAGCCGGCGGCTGGAGGAGCCGGCTGGGTCAGGGGCCGGTGGCCCAGGTGTAGCGGTGTTCCGGGCGGCCCGTCTCGCCGTACTTGAGGGACAGCCGCACCCTGCCCGTGCGTTCCAGCAGCTTCAGATAGCGCTGGGCCGTCTGCCGGCTCATGCCGGCGCTCTCCGCGAGCTCCTGCGCGGAGAGCGGCCCTTCGGCGGTGCGCAGGGCCTGGCGGACCAGGTCCGCCGTCGTCGTCGAATGCCCCTTGGGGAGGTCGGACCCACCGGTGGCCCACAGGGCCCCGAACAGCCGGTCCACCTCTGTCTGCTCGGCCTCGCCGCCGCCCTCGAAGGTGCGGCGCAGTGCCGCGTACGCCTCCAGTTTGGTGCGGAGCCCGGCAAAGGCGAACGGCTTCACCAGGTATTGCAGGGCTCCGTGGCGCATCGCGGCCTGCACGGTCGCGACGTCGCGCGCCGCGGTCACCATGATCACATCGGTGTGGTGACCGAGTGCGCGCAGTTCCCGCACCACCGCCAGGCCGTTGCGGTCCGGCAGATAGTGATCGAGCAGGACCAGGTCGACGGGCGTCTCGCCGATCCTGGCCAGGGCCTCGGTGGCCGAGTGGGCCATGGCGGCCACGCGGAATCCCGCCACCTTGGAGACGTAGGCCGCGTTGATCCGGGCGACCCGTACGTCGTCGTCCACGACCAGAACCTCGATCACGGGGTGTCTCCTGACATCGCGGGTCGTTCCCGGGCCGGACCGACAGCCGGGGCCGGACCCGGCCCCTGAGTCTGCCCGGGTGCGGCGGGGTGCGCCGGTTCGCTCAGTGCCTCCGGGAGGACGACGGTGAACACCGCCCCGCCTCCGGGGGACTCCGACACGGTCACACCGCCACCCTGCCGCTCGGCGAGCCGTCGCACCAGGGGCAGCCCCAGGCCGCGTTTGCCGTGGGCCGGCAGTTCCTTGGTCGACCAGCCCTCCAGGAAGATGGACTCGTGGTCGCCGGCCGGTACGCCGGGCCCGCTGTCGCGCACCCGCAGTTCCACCGTACGGCCGTCGGCCCGCAGTCCGACCTCGATGCGTGCGTCGGCCGACCCGGCGGCCGCGTCCAGTGCGTTGTCGACCAGATTGCCGAGGACGGTGACGAGGCCCCGCGGGTCCACCAGCCGGTCCGGAAGCAGCGTTTCCGGGGCCATGCGCAGGGCCACGCCGCGTTCCGCGGCCACCGTCGCCTTGCCGACCAGGAGCGAGGCGAGCAGAGGGTCGTGGACCTTCTCGGTGACCTGCTCGGCCGTGGCGCGGTGGACCCCGACGACCTCCGTGACGAACTCCACCGCTTCTTCGTGCATCTCCAGCTCCAGCAGGCCCAGGAGGGTGTGCAGCCGGTTGGCGTGCTCGTGGTCCTGGGCGCGGAGCGCGTCGATCAGCCCACGGGTGGAGTCGAGCTCGCGGCCGAGGTACTCCAGCTCCGTCCGGTCGCGCAGCGTGGCCACGGCCCCGCCGTCGTCGGTGGGCATCCGGTTGGCGAGCAGTACGCGGCTGCCCCGGACGGTGACCAGGTCGTCGCCGACCACCCGCCCGGCCAGCACGTCGGTGGTGCGGCCCGTGCCGAGGGCCTCGTCGAGCCGCTTGCCCGCCGCTCCGGGGCCGAGACCGAGCAGGCGCTGCGCCTCGTCGTTCAGGAGCCTGATGCGTCCCGTGCGGTCGAGTGCGACGACCCCCTCGCGGATGCTGTGCAACATGGCCTCGCGTTCGGTCAGCAGCGCCGAGATGTCGGAGAACGCCAGGTCGTGGGTCTGCCGCTGAAGGCGGCGGGAGATCAGGTACGCGGCCAGGGCCCCCACGGCCAGCGCCCCGCCCGCGTACGCGAGAAGGCCCGGGATCGCGGCGAGCAGCCGGGCGCGGACGCTGTCGTACGCGATGCCGACCGAGACGGCACCGACGACCCGGTCCGATCCGTCGAGCAGCGGTACCTTGCCGCGGGCCGAACGGCCGAGCGTGCCGCTGTCGATCTCCATCACGGACCTGCCGGCGAGCGCGGAGCTCGGGTCGGTGGAGACGACGTCGCCGATGCGGGAGGAGTCGGTGTGCGACCAGCGCACCCCCTGCTTGTCCATGATCACGACGTACTCGGCGCCGGTCGACCGCCTGATGCGCTCCGCCGCTGCCTGGACGGCGCCGTCCGTGCTCGGCTCGGTGGAGACCAGTGAGGCGGCTATCTGCGGCTGTGCGGCCGTGCTCTGTGCGATCGCCAGGGCACGCCGCATCGCCTGGTCGTCGAGCTGCGCGCTGAGCGGTGCCAGGAAGAGGCCCGTGACGAGGACCGTGACACCGGTGACGATGGCCAGCTGCATCAGCAGGACCTGGGAGAAGACCCGCTTCGGCCAGCCGAACCGGCGCGGTCCCCGTGGGGTGGTCGGTGGGGCGCTCATCGTACGAACGGTAGAGGGCAAAGCGTGCTGACCGAAATCTCCGAGGGCGGACGCCGGTGGACCGGGGCTCTTGCCTCTGCGCCGTCCATCTGTGAGCGTTCTATGGGTATTGACCTTGACGCAATCTTCTTGCTTTTCTTGCGCTAATCTTGCGTTCATGACGCGACGACTTGCTCAGGTTGCCCAGAAAGTTGGAGTCAGCGAGGCCACGGTCAGCCGCGTGCTGAACGGCAAGCCGGGCGTCTCCGACGCCACACGGCAAGCCGTCCTCTCCGCCTTGGACGTGCTCGGATACGAGCGTCCGACGCAGCTCAGGGGCGAGCGCGCCCGGCTGGTCGGACTCGTCCTGCCCGAGCTGCAGAACCCCATCTTCCCGGCCTTCGCCGAAGTGGTCGGGGGCGCGCTCGCCCAGCAGGGGCTGACCCCGGTGCTCTGCACGCAGACCAAGGGGGGCGTCTCCGAGGCCGACTACGTCGAGCTGCTGCTCCAGCAGCAGGTGTCCGGGGTCGTGTTCGCGGGCGGGCTCTACGCCCAGGCCGACGCCCCGCACGACCACTACAAGGTGCTCGCCGACCGCAAGATCCCGGTCGTCCTGATCAACGCGGCCATCGCACACCTGGGTTTCCCCACGGTCTCCTGCGACGACTCGGTGGCCATCGAGCAGGCCTGGCGCCATCTCGTCTCCCTGGGGCACGAGAAGATCGGATTCGTCCTCGGCCCGGCCGACCACATGCCCTCCCAGCGCAAGCTGGCCGCGGCCCGGGCCCTCGCCGGACAATCGGGGGCCACGGTGCCGGACGAGCACGTGGCGCGGGCGATGTTCTCGCTCGAAGGCGGTCAGGCCGCAGCCACCCGGTTGCTCGACGAGGGTGTCACCGGCATCATCTGTGCCAGCGACCCGCTGGCCCTGGGCGCGGTGCGCGCGGCGCGCCGCCGAGGGCTGTCGGTGCCCGAGGACGTCTCCGTCGTCGGCTACGACGACTCGGCGTTCATGAACTGCACCGAACCGCCGCTGACCACGGTGCGCCAGCCGATCGAAGCAATGGGCAGGGCCGCAGTCGAACTGCTCTCGGTGCAGATCGGGGGGCGTGCGGTGGCGTCCGACGAGCTCCTCTTCGAGCCGGAGCTCGTCGTACGCGGGTCCACGGCCCGCCCGCCCCGGTAGGGGTCCGTGAAATCTTGCGCGAGCTGTAGCTAATTTGCAGAACCCGGGTCGGTGCCCGTCCCGCGAACCGCCCCGTGCGGGGGTGACGTCTCCACGGCAGCTCCGCCCGGGGCCGGCAGCGGCTGCGGCGGGCGCGGGCCGATGTACTGCCCGCTGGGCCGCATGCGCAGCGGCGCTTCCGCGTACTCCTCCATCGCGTGGGCGATCCAGCCCGCGGCGCGGGAGACGGCGAAGACCGTCTCGCCCGCCTCGGCCGGCATGCCGCAGGTGACCGAGAGAACGGCCAGGGCGAGATCGACGTTGGCGTGCAGCGGGGTGTGGCGGGCGGTGGTCGCGACCACATCCCGTGCCGCCGCCATCGCCGGGGCCGCCCGAGGCACCTCGTCCAGCAGCGCGAACAGCACACTCGCCCGTGGGTCCTCGCCCGTGTAGAGGCGATGGCCGAGCCCGGGCACCCGACGGCCCGCCCGCAGGTGCTCCGCGACGACCGGAGCCGCGCCGCCCCGGCCGACGACCTCCGCGAGCATGCGGTGGGCCGACCCGCTCGCGGCGCCGTGCAGCGGTCCCTCCAGCGCGCCGAGCCCCGCGGAGACCACGGCGTACGGGTGTGCGTGGGTCGACGCCGCGACGCGTGCGGCCAGGGTCGAGGCCGCGAGATCGTGGTCGGCCAGCAGCCCGAGCGCGGTGTCGAGCACGGCCAGTGACGCCGCGTCGGCGGGCCGGTCGGAGAGCTTCGGCCACAGCCGGCGGGCGAGTGAGGCACCGGCGCCCGTTTCCCCGTCGGCCTCTCCGGCCGTCGGCAGCGCGCCCACCAGGGTGGGCAGCAGGCCCCGCGCGCTGTTCAGCACCCCCTCCGGGGAGAGGTCGAACCGAAGGGGGTCGGCGGCAGCGGCGGCGGCGACCGCCGCTCGGAGCCGGTCCGTCGAGCTGCTGTGCCGTGGCAGGGCGGCTGCCGTGCGCCGGGCCGCGCCGAGGGACTCGGCAGGCGCGGTGAACCGGACACCCGGCCGGAGCTCACCCGTCCAGATCCACTCGGCGACCTCCTCGTAGCCGTACCGGCGGGCGAGCTCCGCGGCGTCGACGCCGCGGAAGAAGTAGCGGTCCGGCTCGATGAGCGTGATGCCGGTACGGAAGACCAGCTCGCCCGCGGCGGACGGCGAAGGGTCCCTGCGGCCGGTGCGGCGGGCCAGGGCGTCGACCTCTGCGGCGTCGAACAGGCTGCCGCGGCCACCGGGCGTGCGCCTGCTGGTGAGCTGGCCCCGGCTCACGTACGCGTACACGGTCTCGGGCTTCACCCCGAGACGTTCGGCCGCCTCCCGGGTGGTGAGTCCCGGGACGTCGGAGGCCGTCCGGGCATCCGCGTCCTGCGCTCCGGTCCCGTGCGTCGAGTCATGCGTCATGGCGCCCACCGTACCCATATCCATGGCTCGTCCATGTCAGATCACCCTCAGCCAGACTTCATATTGATTCAATCAATATTGACAGACATTCAGTCAAGCATGGACAGTCGAATCAATGTTCAACCCCCAGGTGGAAGAGGGACCTGCCATGACTGCCACGCACCCGCACCCGCACACCGCCCCGCTCGACGTGCCCCGGGGCCTCGCCGGCGTGATCGTCACCGATACCGCGCTCGGAGACGTACGCGGACGCGAGGGCTTCTACCACTACCGCCAGTACTCGGCGGTCGAACTGGCGCACAGCCGCAGCTTCGAGGACGTCTGGCATCTGATGTTCCACGGCGAGCTGCCCGACCGGGCGGCGAGCGCCGCGTTCGCCGCACGCACCGCCGGCCTGCGCCGACTGCCCGCCGAGGTGCGGGAGGCGCTCCCCGCCATCGCCCGTGCGGGGACGGTCTCCGGTCCGCTCGCCGGGCTGCGGACCGCGCTCTCCCTGCTCGGGGCCTCGGCAGGATTCCGCCCGGTGTACGACATCGGCGCCGACCGCCGTCGCGAGGACGCCCTCGCCGTGTGCGCCGCCGTTCCCACGGTGCTGACCGCGCTCCACCGCCTGGGCCGGGGCCTGGAGCCGGTCGAACCGCGGGACGACCTCCCGTTCGCCGCGAACTACCTGTACATGCTCACCGGCGAGGAGCCGGAAGAGGCACGCGCCGCGGCCGTGGAGCGGTACCTGGTCTCGACCGTCGACCACGGCTTCAACGCCTCCACCTTCACCGCGCGGGTGATCGCCTCCACCGGCGCGGACATCGCCGCATGCCTGGTGGGAGCGGTGGGCGCGCTCTCCGGCCCGCTGCACGGCGGCGCCCCCAGCCGTGCGCTGGACACCCTGGACGCCATCGGCACCCCCGACCGGATCGACGGCTGGATCCGCGAACGGGTCCTCGCGGGGGAGCGGATCATGGGATTCGGACACCCCGTCTACCGCACCGAGGACCCGCGCTCCCGCATGCTGCGCTCGGTCGCCCAGGGCTTCGGCGGGCCCCTCGTCGACTTCGCCGTCGAGGTCGAACGGCAGGTGGAGGCGATCCTCGCCGAGCTCAAACCGGGACGCGAGCTGCACACCAACGTGGAGTTCTACGCCGGGGTCGTCATGGAGCTCTGCGGACTGCCCCGCGAGATGTTCACCCCCACCTTCTGCGCCGCGCGCATGGTCGGCTGGAGCGCCAATATCCTGGAACAGGCGGAGGACTCGAAGATCATCCGCCCGGCGGCCCGCTACGTCGGCACCCCGCCGCCCCACCCCGTGCCGGCACCCTGACCCACCCGAGGAAGGCCACCTGTTGACCCCGCCCCGCGCCCCCCAGATCCCGGTCGTCGTCCTGGCGGGCTTCCTCGGATCCGGCAAGACGACCCTGCTCAACCATCTGCTCCGCAACAGGGCTGGCAACCGCATCGGCGTCGTCGTCAACGACTTCGGCGCCATCGAGATCGATGCCATGACCGTCGCGGGACAGGTCGGATCCACGGTCTCGCTGGGCAACGGCTGCCTGTGCTGCGCCGTCGACGCGAGCGAGCTCGACACCTACCTGGAGACGCTGACCGGCCCGGCCGCCCGCCTCGACGTGATCGTCATCGAGGCGAGCGGTCTGGCCGAGCCCCAGGAACTCGTGCGGATGCTGCTGGCCAGCGACAATCCGCACATCCGGTACGGGGGACTGGTCGAGGTCGTCGACGCCGCGGAGTTCCCCGCGACGCGGGAGCGCCACCCCGAGATCGACCGCCACCTCGCGGCCGCCGACCTCATCGTCCTGAACAAGACCGACCGGGTCGCCGAGGCGGAGCTCCGGGCGGTCCGGGAGGCCGTCGCCGCGGCGGGCGGCCGAGCGGGGGTCATTTCCGCCGCGTACGGGAGGATCGACCCGGAGCTGCTCATCGACCCCGTGGACCGGCCCGACGAGGACGACGCCGTCCGCCAGCTGACCTTCGAGGATCTGCTCCCCGAGGCGGACCGCATGCACGAGGAGCACCTGCACGGGGCGTACGAGAGCCTCTCCTTCGCCACCGACGTGCCGCTGAGTCCCCGGCGCTTCATGGCCTTCCTCGACTCCCGGCCCGCGGGTCTCTACCGGATCAAGGGCTTCGCCGACCTCGGCGCCGGAGACCCCGGCAACCGGTACGTCCTCCACGCCGTCGGCAGGTTCCTGCGCTTCGTGCCCCAGCCCTGGCCCCGCGACGAACCGCGGAGGACCCAGCTGGTGCTGATCGGATCCGGTATCGACGCCGAGGCCCTGCGCAAGGAGCTCGAGGGCTGTCAGGACCCCTGGCAGGACGCCACCGACGAGCTGGAGCGCAGCATGTGGGGCGTCCTGCGGTACGTGCGGCAGCCGGACGACGGTGAGGCCTGAGGCCTCCCGCCGCCCGGCGGTGTCCTACAGCGGCGCGGCGATCACCGCGACCGGGCTCGTCTGGGGCGTGCCCGAGCCGTCGCGGCGCGGATCCGGGGCCGGCAGGTCGGCCGGCGCACCGTTCTTCTGCGCCGCCCGTGCGGGGGATCCGCCCGCCCAGGCGAACACCAGGACGTCCTCCCCCTTGAGGAAGCGCTGGCAGCGCACGCCGCCGGTGGCCCTGCCCTTGCGTGGATACTGGTCGAACGGGGTGAGCTTCCACGTCCGCTCGGAGTCGTCCAGCGTGCCGTGCGACCCGGCGACGGTGAAGACCACGGCGTCCGCCGCGGGATCCACCGCGTTGAACGACAGGACGACGGTGCCCGGCGCGAGCTTGACGCCCGCCATACCGCCCGCCGCGCGTCCCTGCGGACGCACCGACGAGGCCGGATAGCGCAGCAACTGCGCGTCGGACGTGATGAAGACCAGGTCCTCGTCGCCCGTACGCAGCTGTGTGGCGCCGACGACGCGGTCACCGTCCTTCAGCGAGATGACCTCCAACTCGTCCTTGTTGGACGGGTAGTCGGGCACCACACGCTTGACCACACCCTGCAGCGTCCCGATGGCCAGGCCGGGCGCCTCCTCGT contains:
- a CDS encoding solute symporter family protein, whose amino-acid sequence is MRGEHQTLALLLFSVFIAVTLGITTWVSRNRQGSAEEFYAGGRLFSPMENGFAIAGDYMSAASFLGISGLIALFGYDGMLYSVGFLVAWLVVLLLVAELVRNCGRFTLADVVAARMAERPVRTAVGASSVTVSVLYLVAQMVGAGSLVALLLGGTSDTARSWTVVGVGALMVVYVSLGGMRATTWIQIVKAVLLMAGAVALTVLVLARFHGDVNALLTSAAERSGHGGDFLSPGLRYGGSWTARFDFISLGLALVLGTAGLPHILSRFYTVPTARAARRSVVWSIGLIGSFYLMTIVLGFGAAALVGSAEVRASSASGNTAVPLLALVLGGGEGSTGGTVLFAVVAAIAFATILAVVAGITLASSASVAHDLYASFRRPGAEQRSEVGVARVAAAGVGVVAIALGLLAQDLNVAFLVGLAFAVAASANLPALLYSLFWRNFTTRGAVWAVYGGLIPAILLVLLSPVVSGSPTSLFPGVDLALFPLENPGLVSIPAGFLAGWIGTVTSPEPPDPAKHAETEVRSLTGAGAA
- a CDS encoding DUF7342 family protein, with the translated sequence MIEVLVVDDDVRVARINAAYVSKVAGFRVAAMAHSATEALARIGETPVDLVLLDHYLPDRNGLAVVRELRALGHHTDVIMVTAARDVATVQAAMRHGALQYLVKPFAFAGLRTKLEAYAALRRTFEGGGEAEQTEVDRLFGALWATGGSDLPKGHSTTTADLVRQALRTAEGPLSAQELAESAGMSRQTAQRYLKLLERTGRVRLSLKYGETGRPEHRYTWATGP
- a CDS encoding sensor histidine kinase, giving the protein MSAPPTTPRGPRRFGWPKRVFSQVLLMQLAIVTGVTVLVTGLFLAPLSAQLDDQAMRRALAIAQSTAAQPQIAASLVSTEPSTDGAVQAAAERIRRSTGAEYVVIMDKQGVRWSHTDSSRIGDVVSTDPSSALAGRSVMEIDSGTLGRSARGKVPLLDGSDRVVGAVSVGIAYDSVRARLLAAIPGLLAYAGGALAVGALAAYLISRRLQRQTHDLAFSDISALLTEREAMLHSIREGVVALDRTGRIRLLNDEAQRLLGLGPGAAGKRLDEALGTGRTTDVLAGRVVGDDLVTVRGSRVLLANRMPTDDGGAVATLRDRTELEYLGRELDSTRGLIDALRAQDHEHANRLHTLLGLLELEMHEEAVEFVTEVVGVHRATAEQVTEKVHDPLLASLLVGKATVAAERGVALRMAPETLLPDRLVDPRGLVTVLGNLVDNALDAAAGSADARIEVGLRADGRTVELRVRDSGPGVPAGDHESIFLEGWSTKELPAHGKRGLGLPLVRRLAERQGGGVTVSESPGGGAVFTVVLPEALSEPAHPAAPGQTQGPGPAPAVGPARERPAMSGDTP
- a CDS encoding LacI family DNA-binding transcriptional regulator; the encoded protein is MTRRLAQVAQKVGVSEATVSRVLNGKPGVSDATRQAVLSALDVLGYERPTQLRGERARLVGLVLPELQNPIFPAFAEVVGGALAQQGLTPVLCTQTKGGVSEADYVELLLQQQVSGVVFAGGLYAQADAPHDHYKVLADRKIPVVLINAAIAHLGFPTVSCDDSVAIEQAWRHLVSLGHEKIGFVLGPADHMPSQRKLAAARALAGQSGATVPDEHVARAMFSLEGGQAAATRLLDEGVTGIICASDPLALGAVRAARRRGLSVPEDVSVVGYDDSAFMNCTEPPLTTVRQPIEAMGRAAVELLSVQIGGRAVASDELLFEPELVVRGSTARPPR
- a CDS encoding citrate/2-methylcitrate synthase — its product is MTHDSTHGTGAQDADARTASDVPGLTTREAAERLGVKPETVYAYVSRGQLTSRRTPGGRGSLFDAAEVDALARRTGRRDPSPSAAGELVFRTGITLIEPDRYFFRGVDAAELARRYGYEEVAEWIWTGELRPGVRFTAPAESLGAARRTAAALPRHSSSTDRLRAAVAAAAAADPLRFDLSPEGVLNSARGLLPTLVGALPTAGEADGETGAGASLARRLWPKLSDRPADAASLAVLDTALGLLADHDLAASTLAARVAASTHAHPYAVVSAGLGALEGPLHGAASGSAHRMLAEVVGRGGAAPVVAEHLRAGRRVPGLGHRLYTGEDPRASVLFALLDEVPRAAPAMAAARDVVATTARHTPLHANVDLALAVLSVTCGMPAEAGETVFAVSRAAGWIAHAMEEYAEAPLRMRPSGQYIGPRPPQPLPAPGGAAVETSPPHGAVRGTGTDPGSAN
- a CDS encoding citrate synthase; translation: MTATHPHPHTAPLDVPRGLAGVIVTDTALGDVRGREGFYHYRQYSAVELAHSRSFEDVWHLMFHGELPDRAASAAFAARTAGLRRLPAEVREALPAIARAGTVSGPLAGLRTALSLLGASAGFRPVYDIGADRRREDALAVCAAVPTVLTALHRLGRGLEPVEPRDDLPFAANYLYMLTGEEPEEARAAAVERYLVSTVDHGFNASTFTARVIASTGADIAACLVGAVGALSGPLHGGAPSRALDTLDAIGTPDRIDGWIRERVLAGERIMGFGHPVYRTEDPRSRMLRSVAQGFGGPLVDFAVEVERQVEAILAELKPGRELHTNVEFYAGVVMELCGLPREMFTPTFCAARMVGWSANILEQAEDSKIIRPAARYVGTPPPHPVPAP
- a CDS encoding CobW family GTP-binding protein; the encoded protein is MTPPRAPQIPVVVLAGFLGSGKTTLLNHLLRNRAGNRIGVVVNDFGAIEIDAMTVAGQVGSTVSLGNGCLCCAVDASELDTYLETLTGPAARLDVIVIEASGLAEPQELVRMLLASDNPHIRYGGLVEVVDAAEFPATRERHPEIDRHLAAADLIVLNKTDRVAEAELRAVREAVAAAGGRAGVISAAYGRIDPELLIDPVDRPDEDDAVRQLTFEDLLPEADRMHEEHLHGAYESLSFATDVPLSPRRFMAFLDSRPAGLYRIKGFADLGAGDPGNRYVLHAVGRFLRFVPQPWPRDEPRRTQLVLIGSGIDAEALRKELEGCQDPWQDATDELERSMWGVLRYVRQPDDGEA